The window ccCCTCCGACGGTCGACCAATCCTTGGCAGGACAAGGGATCAGGCCTTCTCATCGAGCTCTGCAACACATCAAGTAGCTTTTCTACTTATCGCTGGCAGTCAAGCCTGATTTCAGAAAAAGTAGTGAGGCCTCGTCCCTCGTAGTGTCGCCCCTGCATAGCTCTGAAGTGCAACAAACATCGGGAGGGAAGATTATCGTGCATCTCTAGTATCCCGCTTAAGCCATCCCATTACGCGTTTGACATAACTTCCACAGTGAGTAAACAACAACCACTACTGGCTCACGTGGGATAAAACAATATTACGGCATCCTCCGCGCGCGGCGTCGCTAACCCTGCACCTTCGCAAAGATGTCGTCCCTGATCCCATCTCCAACATCTTTTCTCAACGCAACAGCAGCCCTCATCGCTCCCAGTCCTATCAGCAAGCCTCAGTCACCACTTACACCTACAGAAGGTGCTCCACTGTCTGGCGACGCTACATTGATACCTAATAAGTATCTCAGCGAGAAACGCGACGAAGACGCAGGGTATCCACCGTCCCCTTTGAAAACCAAGAGTGAAGCCCAAACAACCTCTTTGAATCCCCACCCATCCCGATCTGTGCCTCGAGAAATTCCCTCGCTCGTACGAAGTCCCCCTTCAACATTGTTGGATGCCCCAGCAAGAGCAGCGATGAGTCTGCCCAATGGCCAGACTGCGGCCGCCCAGGCCCGAGCAGTGAGAGGTGGAGAGGTCAAGACGCCAGAGTATGAGGTAGACGAGGATGGTTATTCGAGAGCAGAAGATGTGCCGCTTTTGGCAGCCCCCAACCCAATACGACCGAGCCTCTCGCGCGCATCTTCTGCCGCTTCGACCGCTTCAAATCGAGGTATCTTGAGACGTATTTTTATTGACCGGTCGTCAACTCCGTCACAGCACCTCACGCGGCCTACCTTCCCACCTCCATCATTATCAACGTATACACCTCTTTCTCCCGCTCCCCTTTCCCTCTGGGCAAAACTCAATTTGCTGTTCATCCAAACCGTATCTGTTATACTATCGACCTACTTCCTTATTCTTGTCGTGCTTTGGGCCGTTGCTGCAGAATTGGCAAAATGGTTACCAAAATGGATATGGCCAGATAGACCAAGGAAGTTTCCAtgggatgatgaagaatattggaaaaaggagggaaggaaggtCAGTAAAGATCCGGCATTCTATGCAAAACAAGTGGGGATGGACATTGAGCATCAGACTGTGGAGACGGACGATGGCTACTATTTAAAGTGAGTTTATTTTTTGAAACCCGCGCTGACCGATAGGGTGCACCGTGTTATCGATCCCGACGCCCAAATACACTCTGATGGCCGAGGCGGTTTTCCCGTTCTTATCCTTCACGGCCTGTTTCAATCGTCAGGTTCATTTGTCACATCCGAAGACCGATCTCTTGCATTCTGGTTAGCGAGAGAGGGGAAATACCAAGTTTATCTTGGAAATACAAGAGGAGTGTTTGATATGGGCCACCGTAACTTGAGCCGGAACGACCCGAGATTCTGGGGTAGGTCTAAAACAGCTTTTTAAGATTAGAGCTGACCTCATACAAGACTGGACGATTAGAGAACTTGCAATGTACGACCTCCCTGCACTCGTTGAACATGTCTGTCGAGAAACGGGGTATGACAAGATTGCATTCATCGGCCACTCTCAAGGCAACGGTCTCGCATTcatctctctctctctgGGAATGTGCCCCTCCCTCGGCTCAAAACTTTCTGTATTCATCGCGCTCGCCCCAGCCGTGTATGCCGGGACTCTCACCACCGGGTTCCCATTCACTACGTTAAACAAGATGGATTGGCCGACATGGAAGAGGTTCTTCGGTGTACTCGATTTCATACCGCTAATGAGGTGGGCATACGACTATGCCCCA is drawn from Cryptococcus gattii WM276 chromosome A, complete sequence and contains these coding sequences:
- a CDS encoding Lipid particle protein, putative (Similar to TIGR gene model, INSD accession AAW41077.1) — translated: MSSLIPSPTSFLNATAALIAPSPISKPQSPLTPTEGAPLSGDATLIPNKYLSEKRDEDAGYPPSPLKTKSEAQTTSLNPHPSRSVPREIPSLVRSPPSTLLDAPARAAMSLPNGQTAAAQARAVRGGEVKTPEYEVDEDGYSRAEDVPLLAAPNPIRPSLSRASSAASTASNRGILRRIFIDRSSTPSQHLTRPTFPPPSLSTYTPLSPAPLSLWAKLNLLFIQTVSVILSTYFLILVVLWAVAAELAKWLPKWIWPDRPRKFPWDDEEYWKKEGRKVSKDPAFYAKQVGMDIEHQTVETDDGYYLKVHRVIDPDAQIHSDGRGGFPVLILHGLFQSSGSFVTSEDRSLAFWLAREGKYQVYLGNTRGVFDMGHRNLSRNDPRFWDWTIRELAMYDLPALVEHVCRETGYDKIAFIGHSQGNGLAFISLSLGMCPSLGSKLSVFIALAPAVYAGTLTTGFPFTTLNKMDWPTWKRFFGVLDFIPLMRWAYDYAPPSMFASLGYIMFAFLFSWTDTNWLHRRKTKMFRFTPTPVSSASIFWWCGKGGFADRKCTLDDSLPRWFDKRFPPLSIYHGGRDFLVFADPLLRRLKEKEKDVKVIKVTKLEDSEHCDFYWAAEAVEWAYLSFLDDIESTRPRYPDEPEFPEGGTETDLS